The proteins below are encoded in one region of Tessaracoccus aquimaris:
- a CDS encoding winged helix DNA-binding domain-containing protein produces MALPPLTRSRMVAQSLTAPSFASPAAAVAAFGAMQGQDLPGVLASAALRSTGEAVAAVFDDLAERRLVRGYPMRGTVFLMAAEDLSWVTALCAAPSLRAAAARRHQLGLDEEQLGRARGIAEEVLADGPLSRPELFEIWDAAGLAPKGGRGYHLLFTLIADGVAAYGPWNGSEQDVVLVEQWLPGIPGLAERFGGERLPAVAEFLLRYLTSHGPATLRDFAWWTKLTLGEIRRALPLIVDRLETDGADEPSYWRPGLLDEAQAQARASSAPLLLPGFDEYILGYQDRLFAMSATHHSRLVPGNNGVFRRTVLIGGRVRGTWARAGRPGRRSLEIEEFEPITDAARKRLAARFAAFPFAGD; encoded by the coding sequence GTGGCATTACCTCCGCTCACCCGCAGCCGCATGGTCGCGCAGTCGTTGACCGCGCCGTCCTTCGCGTCGCCCGCTGCCGCCGTCGCCGCCTTCGGCGCGATGCAGGGCCAGGACCTGCCCGGCGTGCTCGCCTCCGCCGCGCTGCGCTCCACGGGCGAGGCAGTCGCCGCGGTGTTCGACGACCTGGCGGAACGCCGCCTTGTGCGCGGCTATCCGATGCGCGGCACCGTGTTCCTGATGGCCGCCGAGGACCTGTCCTGGGTCACCGCGTTGTGCGCGGCCCCCTCGCTGCGTGCCGCTGCCGCGCGCCGCCACCAGTTAGGCCTCGACGAGGAGCAACTGGGCCGCGCCCGCGGCATCGCGGAGGAGGTCCTCGCCGACGGTCCGCTCTCCCGCCCGGAACTGTTCGAAATCTGGGACGCGGCGGGACTTGCCCCGAAGGGTGGCCGCGGCTACCACCTGCTCTTCACGCTGATCGCCGACGGCGTCGCGGCCTACGGCCCGTGGAACGGCTCGGAGCAGGATGTCGTTCTGGTCGAGCAGTGGCTGCCGGGCATCCCCGGCCTCGCTGAACGGTTCGGCGGTGAGCGACTCCCCGCCGTCGCGGAGTTCCTGCTGCGCTACCTCACGAGCCACGGGCCCGCCACGCTGCGGGACTTCGCGTGGTGGACGAAACTGACACTCGGCGAGATCCGGCGTGCGCTGCCGCTGATCGTCGACCGGCTTGAGACGGACGGGGCGGACGAGCCGTCGTACTGGCGCCCCGGCCTTCTCGACGAGGCCCAGGCTCAGGCCCGTGCGTCGTCGGCCCCGCTGCTGCTTCCAGGCTTCGACGAGTACATCCTCGGCTACCAGGACCGCCTTTTCGCGATGTCGGCGACCCACCACAGCCGGCTGGTGCCCGGCAACAACGGGGTGTTCCGACGCACCGTGCTCATCGGCGGCCGGGTGCGCGGCACTTGGGCGCGCGCGGGTCGCCCGGGCAGGCGCTCCCTGGAGATCGAGGAGTTCGAGCCGATCACCGACGCGGCCCGCAAGCGGTTGGCGGCGCGCTTCGCGGCGTTCCCGTTCGCGGGCGACTAG
- a CDS encoding GyrI-like domain-containing protein, translating into MRHDDVTVADLPTLFDADYPRVAEAATDADLPLVGPALACFRGDLTGRFAIEIGFPVVAAANAGAGIESSHLPGGRVAVLTHTGPYDQLPEAWGRLMAFLAEQGVEPAEPCGEVYVTDPTPSTDPATLRTDLFIALR; encoded by the coding sequence GTGCGCCACGACGACGTCACCGTCGCCGACCTACCCACGCTCTTCGACGCCGACTACCCGAGGGTCGCCGAGGCCGCCACGGACGCCGACCTGCCGCTGGTCGGCCCGGCCCTGGCCTGCTTTCGGGGCGATCTCACGGGTCGATTCGCCATCGAGATCGGGTTCCCGGTGGTCGCCGCAGCGAACGCGGGTGCTGGCATCGAGTCGTCGCACCTGCCCGGCGGCCGGGTCGCGGTGCTGACGCACACTGGGCCCTACGACCAACTTCCCGAGGCGTGGGGCCGGTTGATGGCCTTCCTCGCGGAGCAGGGGGTCGAGCCAGCCGAGCCATGCGGCGAGGTCTACGTCACGGATCCGACGCCGAGCACCGACCCGGCGACCCTGCGCACCGACCTGTTCATCGCCCTGCGCTGA
- a CDS encoding P-II family nitrogen regulator, producing the protein MRLVTAIVQPTMMTHVQIALAQHGIAGMTVTECSGYARQRGHKEIYRGAEYTIDFITKAKIEVLVEDAEVEGVIGVITAAARTGAVGDGKVWSTPVDEVVRIRTGEKGSAAI; encoded by the coding sequence ATGAGGCTCGTCACCGCAATCGTCCAGCCCACCATGATGACCCACGTCCAGATCGCGCTCGCCCAGCACGGCATCGCGGGCATGACCGTGACCGAATGCTCCGGCTACGCCAGGCAGCGCGGCCACAAGGAGATCTACCGCGGGGCCGAGTACACCATCGACTTCATCACGAAGGCCAAGATCGAGGTGCTGGTCGAGGACGCCGAGGTCGAGGGGGTGATCGGGGTCATCACCGCCGCGGCACGCACCGGCGCCGTCGGCGATGGGAAGGTCTGGTCGACCCCCGTCGACGAGGTCGTCCGAATCCGCACCGGGGAGAAGGGGTCGGCTGCCATCTGA
- a CDS encoding ammonium transporter, with protein MEILDIDTGDTAWVLVSAALVLLMTPGLAFFYGGMVRAKSVLNMLMMSIATMGIVGVLWVVIGYSMAFGDSLGGFLGNPFQYAFLDGLMSPEKVTFTIPALVFAGFQAAFAIIAVALISGAVADRMKFSAWAVFAAVWALLVYFPAAHWVFSFDGGTAEKGGFIANSIKAIDFAGGTAIHINAGAAALALCLVLGPRLGFGKVPMRPHNLTLVMLGAALLWFGWFGFNAGSALGANATAGVAWINTLAGAAAAMLGWLLVERLRDGHATSLGAASGIVAGLVGITPAAASVSPLGALVVGLAAGVACAFAIGLKNRFGYDDSLDVVGVHLVGGLVGTLLIGLLADPASPRAPRGCSTAAASTNCGVSSPGRRSS; from the coding sequence ATGGAAATCCTCGACATCGACACCGGCGACACCGCCTGGGTCCTGGTCAGCGCAGCGCTGGTCCTCCTGATGACCCCCGGTCTGGCCTTCTTCTACGGCGGCATGGTGCGCGCGAAGAGCGTGCTCAACATGCTGATGATGTCGATCGCAACCATGGGCATCGTCGGTGTCCTGTGGGTCGTGATCGGCTACTCCATGGCGTTCGGCGACTCGCTCGGCGGGTTCCTCGGCAACCCATTCCAGTACGCCTTCCTCGACGGCCTGATGTCCCCGGAGAAGGTCACCTTCACCATCCCGGCGCTCGTCTTCGCCGGCTTCCAGGCGGCGTTCGCGATCATCGCGGTCGCCCTGATCTCCGGGGCGGTAGCCGACCGGATGAAGTTCTCCGCGTGGGCAGTGTTCGCCGCGGTGTGGGCGCTGCTCGTCTACTTCCCCGCCGCGCACTGGGTGTTCTCCTTCGACGGCGGCACCGCCGAGAAGGGCGGCTTCATCGCGAACTCCATCAAGGCCATCGACTTCGCGGGCGGCACCGCCATCCACATCAACGCCGGCGCTGCGGCCCTGGCCCTGTGCCTGGTGCTCGGCCCTCGGCTCGGCTTCGGCAAGGTGCCGATGCGTCCGCACAACCTGACGCTTGTGATGCTTGGCGCCGCGCTGCTGTGGTTCGGCTGGTTCGGCTTCAACGCAGGCTCCGCGCTCGGCGCCAACGCCACGGCGGGCGTCGCCTGGATCAACACCCTCGCAGGTGCGGCCGCCGCGATGCTCGGCTGGCTGCTCGTGGAGCGCCTGCGTGACGGCCACGCCACCAGCCTCGGCGCCGCGTCCGGCATCGTCGCTGGCCTGGTCGGCATCACCCCGGCCGCGGCCTCCGTCAGCCCACTCGGCGCGCTGGTCGTCGGCCTCGCCGCAGGCGTGGCGTGCGCCTTCGCGATCGGGCTGAAGAACCGCTTCGGCTACGACGACTCGCTCGACGTGGTCGGCGTCCACCTCGTCGGCGGCCTGGTCGGCACCCTGCTGATCGGCCTGCTCGCCGACCCCGCCTCCCCGCGGGCGCCGCGGGGCTGTTCTACGGCGGCGGCGTCGACCAACTGTGGCGTCAGTTCGCCGGGGCGGCGATCGTCCTGA
- a CDS encoding SixA phosphatase family protein: MRRLVLMRHAKTESHNLDGDHSRHLTKGGIQDAQDAGVALRALGIDSALVSTATRTRETFTHLGLDVAPHFLDDLYFGGTDTAARLIAATPDTTQALLVVGHAPTIPDLAATLLFASDPSEADGVGGWFPTSAYSTFTFDGSWKDLFGDSPLGYEGTVRRH, encoded by the coding sequence ATGCGACGACTGGTGCTGATGCGGCATGCGAAGACCGAGTCCCACAACCTGGACGGCGACCACTCCCGACACCTGACAAAGGGCGGGATCCAGGACGCGCAGGACGCAGGCGTCGCGCTCAGGGCGCTCGGGATCGACTCGGCGCTCGTGTCGACCGCCACCCGAACACGCGAGACGTTCACGCACCTCGGCCTCGACGTGGCGCCCCACTTCCTCGACGACCTCTACTTCGGAGGCACCGACACCGCCGCCCGGCTGATCGCCGCGACGCCAGACACGACGCAGGCGCTGCTGGTTGTCGGGCACGCCCCGACCATCCCCGACCTCGCGGCCACGCTGCTGTTCGCCTCCGACCCGTCGGAGGCAGACGGCGTCGGCGGCTGGTTCCCGACGTCCGCGTACTCGACGTTCACCTTCGACGGTTCCTGGAAGGACCTGTTCGGCGACTCCCCGCTCGGCTACGAGGGCACCGTCCGCCGGCACTGA
- a CDS encoding TRM11 family SAM-dependent methyltransferase translates to MPRYLMLRTPSANRVYAGESGPLTAAELEITAPFARDIADVDIAGVDYLAFDADPLGEAHLETVARQSACFALFESEGELLRPVRLPNPFVLDDDLVTIPKYQGKTNEQFTQLLMGVTLAAVTREPTGPRQILDPLAGRGTTLSTALLLGNDGYGVEGDAKSFEQMASFLKTYLRRKRIKHTADVRPVRRDGKSIGKRFDAELSLDGRTLHVSSFTGDTRQSADLFGKKRFDAIVTDAPYGVAHGSTTDVRGVSGKRDRSPAGLLRDALPVWAGQLMHGGALGLSWNTFGLTREDLASMLTDAGLTVREGGAWEQFAHRVDSSIRRDLIVAVKP, encoded by the coding sequence ATGCCTCGCTACCTGATGTTGCGCACCCCGTCGGCCAACCGCGTCTACGCCGGCGAGTCCGGCCCGCTGACCGCCGCCGAACTGGAGATCACCGCCCCGTTCGCGCGCGACATCGCCGACGTCGACATCGCGGGCGTCGACTACCTGGCCTTCGACGCCGACCCGCTCGGCGAGGCGCACCTCGAGACCGTCGCCCGGCAGTCCGCCTGTTTCGCGCTGTTCGAGTCCGAGGGAGAACTGCTGCGCCCCGTCCGACTGCCGAACCCGTTCGTCCTCGACGACGACCTCGTGACCATCCCCAAGTACCAGGGCAAGACCAACGAGCAGTTCACCCAACTCCTGATGGGGGTCACGCTCGCGGCAGTCACGCGCGAGCCGACCGGCCCGCGCCAGATTCTCGACCCGCTGGCAGGTCGCGGCACCACGCTCTCCACCGCGCTGCTGCTCGGCAACGACGGCTACGGCGTTGAGGGCGACGCCAAGTCCTTCGAGCAGATGGCGTCGTTCCTCAAGACCTATCTGCGCAGGAAGCGGATCAAGCACACCGCCGACGTGCGACCCGTTCGCCGCGACGGCAAGTCGATCGGCAAGCGCTTCGACGCGGAACTGAGCCTCGACGGCCGAACGCTGCACGTGTCGTCCTTCACGGGCGACACCCGCCAGTCGGCCGACCTGTTCGGAAAGAAGCGGTTCGACGCGATCGTCACAGACGCGCCCTACGGCGTGGCGCACGGGTCCACCACCGATGTGCGGGGCGTCTCGGGCAAGCGTGACCGCTCCCCCGCCGGACTGCTGCGGGACGCGCTGCCGGTGTGGGCGGGGCAACTGATGCACGGCGGCGCGCTGGGCCTGTCGTGGAACACCTTCGGCCTGACGCGCGAAGACCTGGCCTCGATGCTGACCGACGCCGGCCTGACGGTGCGCGAGGGCGGCGCCTGGGAGCAGTTCGCGCACCGCGTCGACTCGTCGATCCGGCGCGACCTGATCGTCGCCGTCAAGCCCTGA